The Pseudodesulfovibrio sp. zrk46 genome contains a region encoding:
- a CDS encoding methyltransferase domain-containing protein: protein MTGNQTVAIIRANIQSDTNIDQKLHDLISTLRAVPSISNIVLAVPDNQFHRALNANEYPCELFLGSEQDMNLRLIEAAHHLHAKTIVDCSLLTWCNEPELFDQMIHFHESQPHPFTTPSMWSNAFLPKIINTDFLKKLTESHTWPYYLHVLPDESNSFTPDFNEMRRKANQLDSLGYNLFHETMLAGEGASQIPPLAPPVQDWIKRTQDILNIVDSLFAKKDISMLEVGCGRLFGAGLLLNQLGISNYTGIDLLRIPISNEEIETFHQLIQRWSERGKISIKDPRPLVVDCNTHTHSSFFQGAVQHHIMSATEMSFQDNHYDFVYTGGVMEHIGDYHGAIQEMFRVMKPGAYGWHYIGFDDHLCPSPGEPRQTHLLVSKETWQGQGHDYINLVRPQEMYQAFLDTGFEIISNIEIKDMSLGINQVHPDHAAYGISDIQTIASTLIVRKPME from the coding sequence ATGACGGGCAATCAAACTGTAGCAATTATCAGAGCCAATATTCAGTCAGATACGAACATCGATCAAAAACTACATGATCTGATTTCAACATTGAGGGCTGTACCGTCCATCTCCAATATCGTTCTCGCCGTTCCTGACAATCAATTCCACAGGGCACTCAATGCCAATGAATACCCGTGTGAATTATTTTTGGGAAGTGAACAAGACATGAATTTGCGCCTCATTGAGGCTGCCCATCATTTACATGCAAAAACAATTGTAGACTGTTCATTACTGACCTGGTGCAATGAGCCAGAACTATTTGACCAAATGATACATTTCCATGAGTCCCAACCTCATCCATTCACCACTCCCAGCATGTGGAGCAATGCCTTTCTACCCAAAATCATAAACACTGATTTTCTCAAAAAGCTGACTGAAAGTCATACTTGGCCATACTATCTTCATGTTCTTCCGGATGAATCCAATAGTTTCACACCAGACTTTAATGAGATGAGACGGAAGGCCAATCAATTGGACTCCTTAGGCTACAACCTCTTCCATGAAACCATGTTGGCTGGCGAAGGAGCAAGCCAGATTCCTCCGCTGGCCCCGCCAGTGCAAGATTGGATTAAACGAACCCAAGACATACTCAATATTGTTGATAGCCTATTTGCCAAAAAAGATATTTCCATGCTTGAAGTGGGATGTGGCAGGCTCTTTGGGGCTGGACTGCTTCTGAACCAGCTTGGGATAAGCAATTACACCGGCATCGATCTTTTGCGGATTCCAATTTCGAACGAAGAAATCGAAACCTTTCATCAACTCATCCAACGCTGGTCAGAGCGAGGCAAAATTTCCATTAAAGATCCTCGACCACTTGTTGTGGATTGCAACACTCATACTCATTCTTCCTTTTTCCAGGGAGCGGTCCAGCACCACATAATGAGTGCCACTGAAATGTCATTCCAAGATAACCACTACGACTTCGTATACACAGGCGGAGTCATGGAGCATATAGGCGATTACCATGGTGCTATCCAAGAGATGTTCAGGGTCATGAAGCCCGGAGCCTATGGCTGGCACTATATCGGCTTTGATGATCACTTGTGCCCTTCGCCAGGAGAGCCAAGGCAAACACACCTCCTCGTGTCCAAAGAAACATGGCAAGGGCAGGGCCACGACTACATAAATCTTGTCAGGCCACAGGAGATGTACCAAGCCTTTCTAGACACTGGATTCGAGATCATATCCAATATCGAAATCAAAGACATGTCCCTTGGTATCAACCAAGTACATCCGGATCATGCCGCATATGGGATCTCCGACATTCAGACCATCGCCTCCACCCTCATTGTGCGAAAGCCAATGGAATAA
- a CDS encoding transcription antitermination factor NusB — protein sequence MALEALFRCLFSKQDIQAALDVALSSGNIDPRDVGLATELSYGYLRLMGRIDYVLSRFLQDPGKLPPKMRLAMGVAVYEILFLNKVPTYASVDWAVEFAKTKPGARLSGLFNAVLRRISELGDRAHDKNFYRENASLPEFLKRWYSCPQWMVDLWWRTYGEETALQYLEAQLSPPAMGINLYGHPDADELFSDLAALPEVMDIEGMSFALPPGTSFEEEPVPPLARQSFAARQAIEALNPDSWASPVWDACAGRGGKTRILLEHGLKVFASDPHKGRLSALSRELPEVETFEANAATAVPPHEPGTILLDLPCSGLGVLSRRPDTKWKRKTKDLDDLAKLQAEILENAAQRVKRGGQIAIITCTLNPDENEGLVANFLKAHPDSVLETEWTTSPHSGLGEFFYSALLTVK from the coding sequence GTGGCGCTCGAAGCACTTTTCCGTTGCCTGTTTTCCAAACAGGACATTCAGGCCGCCCTCGACGTGGCCCTTTCCTCCGGCAACATAGACCCGCGCGACGTGGGCCTCGCCACCGAACTCTCTTACGGTTATCTCCGCCTCATGGGCAGGATCGACTACGTTCTTTCCCGGTTCCTGCAGGACCCGGGCAAGCTGCCGCCCAAGATGCGTCTCGCCATGGGCGTGGCCGTCTACGAGATCCTGTTCCTCAACAAGGTGCCCACCTACGCCTCCGTGGACTGGGCTGTGGAGTTCGCCAAGACCAAACCCGGCGCACGTCTTTCCGGCCTGTTCAACGCCGTGCTCCGCCGCATCTCCGAACTGGGAGACCGGGCGCACGACAAGAACTTTTACCGGGAAAACGCCTCCCTGCCCGAATTCCTGAAGCGGTGGTATTCCTGCCCACAATGGATGGTGGACCTGTGGTGGCGCACCTACGGTGAAGAGACTGCTCTCCAGTATCTGGAAGCACAGCTTTCCCCGCCGGCCATGGGCATCAACCTGTACGGTCATCCCGACGCAGACGAACTGTTCAGCGACCTCGCGGCCCTGCCCGAAGTCATGGATATCGAAGGCATGAGCTTTGCCCTGCCGCCGGGCACCTCCTTTGAGGAGGAACCTGTCCCGCCGCTGGCCCGCCAGTCCTTTGCCGCGCGTCAGGCCATTGAGGCTCTCAACCCGGATTCCTGGGCAAGCCCCGTCTGGGACGCCTGCGCCGGACGCGGCGGCAAGACCCGCATCCTGCTTGAGCACGGACTCAAGGTCTTTGCCTCTGACCCGCACAAGGGCCGCCTCTCCGCCCTGAGCCGTGAGTTGCCTGAGGTTGAAACCTTTGAAGCCAACGCCGCCACTGCCGTGCCGCCGCATGAACCCGGCACCATCCTGCTGGACCTGCCCTGCTCGGGCCTCGGCGTGCTTTCGCGCCGCCCGGACACCAAGTGGAAACGCAAGACCAAGGACCTCGACGACCTGGCCAAACTGCAGGCCGAAATCCTTGAAAACGCTGCCCAGCGCGTCAAGCGCGGCGGACAGATCGCCATCATCACCTGCACGCTCAATCCCGACGAGAACGAAGGCCTCGTGGCCAACTTCCTCAAGGCGCATCCGGACAGTGTTCTGGAAACCGAATGGACCACCTCACCCCACTCCGGACTGGGCGAGTTCTTCTACAGCGCCCTGTTGACCGTGAAGTAA
- a CDS encoding glycosyltransferase family 9 protein, giving the protein MTRDIKKILLLRADRIGDMFCTTPAFRALRKAYPDARIDLLASPGNRAVVVKNPDIDNLYVFPVKQPWKWLYHFLKLRFAGYDLVINFNGESSTTSRLAKFINAPRLVGTWTRKTEKYYPETVRITAGMHTIEHMLAVTEAVGAPSDDVSMVFPVAEESIEWAKARYPRRDTKKRVAIFIGNAKKKDTRWQEGKFVELTERIVQRGDTEVYIVAGPGDEGLLEGFTWTDECKLYPGGTLEQLGAFLKNCDLFVTSSSGPMHLAAAVDVPMVAILADFTMERWRPMADIHSLVESGLEGVTVTNVEVDAVFEAVEGMLEK; this is encoded by the coding sequence GTGACCAGAGACATCAAGAAAATCCTGCTGCTTCGTGCCGACCGCATCGGCGACATGTTCTGCACCACTCCGGCTTTCCGCGCTCTGCGCAAGGCGTATCCCGATGCGCGCATCGATCTTCTCGCCAGCCCGGGCAACCGCGCCGTGGTGGTCAAGAATCCGGACATCGACAACCTCTACGTCTTCCCCGTGAAGCAGCCGTGGAAATGGCTCTATCATTTCCTGAAGCTTCGCTTCGCCGGGTATGATCTGGTCATCAACTTCAATGGTGAGTCCTCCACCACCTCGCGTCTGGCCAAGTTCATCAACGCGCCGCGTCTGGTGGGCACATGGACCCGCAAGACCGAGAAGTATTACCCCGAGACCGTGCGCATCACCGCGGGCATGCACACCATCGAGCACATGCTGGCCGTGACTGAAGCCGTGGGTGCGCCCAGTGACGATGTCTCCATGGTCTTTCCCGTGGCCGAGGAGTCCATTGAGTGGGCCAAGGCCCGCTATCCCCGTCGTGACACCAAAAAACGCGTGGCCATCTTCATCGGCAATGCCAAGAAGAAGGACACCCGCTGGCAGGAAGGCAAGTTCGTGGAGTTGACTGAACGCATCGTGCAGCGTGGCGATACCGAGGTCTACATCGTGGCCGGTCCCGGCGACGAGGGCTTGCTGGAAGGCTTCACATGGACCGACGAGTGCAAGCTCTATCCCGGCGGCACGCTGGAACAGCTCGGCGCGTTTCTCAAGAACTGTGATCTGTTCGTGACCAGCTCTTCCGGTCCCATGCACCTCGCCGCAGCCGTGGATGTTCCCATGGTAGCCATTCTTGCCGATTTCACCATGGAACGCTGGCGCCCCATGGCCGATATCCACAGTCTGGTGGAATCCGGACTGGAAGGCGTGACCGTCACCAACGTCGAAGTCGACGCCGTGTTTGAGGCCGTTGAAGGGATGTTGGAGAAATAG
- a CDS encoding BON domain-containing protein, which translates to MKKLAVILTLLLLAALAGGCAVVPALVTTGASMAVPQTASLAITAAGTVHKTALVAADERDVDDMMSDKMLTIQAEAILLTEPGTDVEAMCLNGDMYVAGEYDTPEDRETVIRELGSLKGVKSVKGVLKQTPTSLVAQVEPTIRDKHAESVIQAGLIKELHIKSANVDVFVVQGEAVVFGVVKDQTEAERVETLVRDLRPGKEDPVSVTSLLALQSAHENGVSQPNDLFALKTRAQMLAERSEKVRKAAAVENWRDLEELAFLLPAERTPWQKARLKMKHRILSTANREQDKQARRELITLSSQVLKDTHISIESRLVRTLISTDNVEVRRQVEAILNDVAPHRAERLHTLAMN; encoded by the coding sequence ATGAAAAAACTTGCCGTCATCCTTACGCTTTTGCTGCTGGCCGCTCTGGCGGGCGGTTGCGCCGTGGTTCCCGCGCTGGTGACCACCGGGGCTTCCATGGCTGTGCCGCAAACCGCGTCGCTGGCCATCACTGCCGCAGGCACCGTGCACAAGACCGCTCTGGTCGCTGCTGATGAGCGCGATGTGGACGACATGATGTCCGATAAAATGCTGACAATTCAGGCCGAAGCCATCCTGCTGACCGAGCCGGGTACCGACGTGGAGGCCATGTGCCTGAACGGTGACATGTATGTTGCCGGTGAGTACGACACTCCTGAGGACCGCGAGACCGTCATCAGGGAACTGGGCAGTCTCAAGGGCGTGAAGTCCGTCAAAGGCGTGCTCAAGCAGACCCCCACCAGCCTTGTGGCGCAGGTGGAACCCACCATTCGTGACAAACACGCCGAGAGCGTGATTCAGGCCGGTCTGATCAAAGAACTGCACATCAAATCCGCCAATGTGGATGTGTTCGTGGTGCAGGGCGAGGCCGTGGTCTTCGGCGTGGTCAAGGATCAAACCGAAGCCGAGCGCGTGGAGACTCTGGTGCGGGACCTGCGTCCCGGCAAGGAAGATCCGGTGAGCGTGACCTCTCTGCTGGCCTTGCAGTCGGCTCATGAGAACGGTGTGTCCCAGCCCAATGATCTGTTTGCCCTCAAGACCCGTGCGCAGATGCTGGCCGAGCGTTCCGAAAAGGTTCGCAAGGCCGCGGCTGTCGAGAACTGGCGCGATCTGGAGGAGCTGGCCTTTCTGCTCCCCGCCGAACGCACCCCGTGGCAGAAGGCGCGCCTGAAAATGAAGCATCGCATTCTGAGTACCGCGAACCGTGAGCAGGACAAACAGGCCCGCCGTGAGCTTATTACGCTCTCTTCGCAGGTGTTGAAAGATACCCATATTTCCATTGAGAGCCGTCTGGTCCGTACCCTGATCAGCACCGATAACGTTGAGGTCCGCCGCCAGGTGGAGGCCATCCTGAACGACGTGGCTCCGCATCGCGCGGAGCGTCTGCACACCCTGGCGATGAACTAA
- a CDS encoding thioredoxin domain-containing protein encodes MTADNHLIVCPNCRAINRVISGREAEATCGKCKSKVFEPQPLELVGATFDRHIAKNEIPVLVDFYSPSCGPCLMMGPQFDDAAKQLHPQVRLAKIDTTMEQAIAGRFGIQAVPTLALFKGGKEVARQPGAMNAQQIVSWARQYI; translated from the coding sequence ATGACTGCTGACAATCATCTCATCGTCTGCCCCAATTGCCGGGCCATCAACCGCGTCATCTCCGGCCGTGAGGCCGAGGCCACCTGTGGCAAGTGCAAGAGCAAGGTGTTCGAACCCCAGCCGCTCGAGCTGGTGGGCGCCACCTTTGACCGCCATATCGCCAAGAATGAAATCCCCGTACTGGTGGATTTCTACTCCCCCAGTTGCGGCCCGTGCCTGATGATGGGCCCGCAGTTCGATGATGCCGCCAAGCAGCTGCATCCTCAGGTTCGTCTTGCCAAGATCGACACCACCATGGAACAAGCCATTGCCGGACGCTTCGGCATTCAGGCCGTGCCCACTCTGGCCCTGTTCAAGGGCGGCAAGGAAGTGGCTCGCCAGCCCGGTGCCATGAATGCCCAGCAGATTGTGTCCTGGGCCCGTCAATACATCTAA